A window of the Hordeum vulgare subsp. vulgare chromosome 5H, MorexV3_pseudomolecules_assembly, whole genome shotgun sequence genome harbors these coding sequences:
- the LOC123400022 gene encoding flotillin-like protein 2 has product MASFHVADASEYLAITGWGIKDVKLAKKAWVFVGQQCKKFCISPVNYEFEVHAMSAEKLPFILPAVFTIGPKITATGDDEADRKELEAQLLLYAKLIAPLHRNTSHIHNLVKGVIEGETRVLAAELTMEEIFKGTKTFKEKVFEMVQLELKQFGLFIYNANVKQLVDVPGHEYFSYLGQKTQQDAANQAKVDVAEARMKGEVGAKEREGLTKQNAAKVDAETKVLSVRQMGQGLKEEAKVKAEVQVFENAREADIAAAKAELAMKKAGWDKQAKVAEVEAAKAVAIREAELQMEVEIKNAMRQTEKLKAEQLSKATVQYETQVQDSNALLYSRQKAAEAALFEQMRTAEARKAQADAKFFEQKMAEDAKLYAKQKEAESVALVGKAKTEYVASMLQALGGNYHALRDYLMIDAGMYTEMARINAGAVNGMQPKISIWSNGGGDAGNAGGEAAAGSALQQVAGVYKMLPPLLSTVHEQTGMLPPAWMCTLPKDGDAN; this is encoded by the exons ATGGCTAGCTTTCATGTCGCCGACGCGTCGGAGTACCTGGCCATCACCGGCTGGGGCATCAAGGACGTGAAGCTCGCCAAGAAGGCGTGGGTGTTCGTGGGGCAGCAATGCAAGAAGTTCTGCATCTCGCCCGTCAACTACGAGTTCGAGGTGCACGCCATGAGCGCCGAGAAGCTGCCCTTCATCCTCCCCGCCGTCTTCACCATCGGCCCCAAGATCACCGCCACGGGCGACGACGAGGCCGAcaggaaggagctcgaggcgcagCTCCTGCTCTACGCCAAGCTCATCGCCCCGCTGCATCGCAACACCAGCCACATCCATAACCTCGTCAAGGGGGTCATCGAGGGGGAGACCCGCGTGCTCGCCGCCGAGCTCACCATGGAGGAGATCTTCAAGGGGACCAAGACCTTCAAGGAGAAGGTGTTCGAGATGGTGCAGCTGGAGCTGAAGCAGTTCGGGCTCTTCATCTACAACGCCAACGTGAAGCAGCTGGTGGACGTGCCGGGGCACGAGTACTTCTCCTACCTCGGGCAGAAGACGCAGCAGGACGCGGCCAACCAGGCCAAGGTGGACGTGGCGGAGGCCCGGATGAAGGGAGAGGTGGGCGCCaaggagagggaggggctgaccAAGCAGAACGCCGCCAAGGTGGACGCCGAGACCAAGGTGCTGTCGGTGCGGCAGATGGGACAGGGGCTCAAGGAGGAGGCCAAGGTGAAGGCGGAGGTGCAGGTGTTTGAGAATGCAAGGGAGGCGGACATCGCCGCGGCCAAGGCCGAGCTCGCCATGAAGAAGGCCGGGTGGGACAAGCAGGCCAAGGTGGCCGAGGTTGAGGCGGCCAAGGCCGTCGCCATCCGCGAGGCCGAGCTCCAGATGGAGGTCGAGATTAAGAACGCCATGCGACAGACTGAGAAGCTCAAGGCCGAACAGCTCAGCAAGGCCACCGTGCAGTACGAGACGCAG GTTCAAGACTCAAACGCGCTGCTCTACAGCAGGCAGAAGGCAGCTGAGGCGGCGCTGTTCGAGCAGATGAGGACGGCGGAGGCGCGCAAGGCGCAGGCCGACGCCAAGTTTTTCGAGCAGAAGATGGCCGAGGACGCCAAGCTCTACGCCAAGCAGAAGGAGGCAGAGTCCGTGGCTCTGGTGGGCAAGGCCAAGACAGAGTACGTGGCGTCCATGCTCCAGGCGCTCGGCGGCAACTACCACGCTCTCAGAGACTACCTCATGATCGACGCCGGCATGTACACGGAGATGGCTCGCATCAACGCCGGAGCAGTCAATGGCATGCAGCCCAAGATCAGCATCTGGAGTAACGGTGGTGGTGACGCCGGGAACGCGGGCGGAGAGGCTGCCGCCGGCAGCGCGCTGCAGCAGGTGGCCGGGGTCTACAAGATGCTCCCGCCGCTTCTGTCGACGGTGCACGAGCAGACAGGGATGTTGCCGCCGGCGTGGATGTGTACTCTGCCCAAGGACGGTGATGCCAACTAA
- the LOC123398517 gene encoding uncharacterized protein LOC123398517: protein MRAVGGGGGAGGAGDYSGFPDDAAKGQADQVIELVQLRARLYVMADKVPVSEGAELRSIMAEIGSIDLSAPIYHWVVPRIKERLHRIMGNQIYKAVMEWGEESTKLSLQQTILLNCGSTITSLSKMVMAQTHFSIMHSYSSKSALPFDHPVHDPAPRFIKTLADIAERLYVNMDFLCFTVQLPVTLQQMATNNSKGLLQAFEAASDFNQVINPAVSKDMDTLKELQMYHRMLQAEDYKALDYVVGPLQGHVWAVAKALYNLNDELKPLRLHA, encoded by the exons ATGCGGGCGgtcggaggtggaggtggtgctgGCGGTGCCGGAGACTACTCCGGCTTCCCTGATGACGCGGCCAAAGGTCAGGCGGACCAAGTGATAGAACTCGTCCAGCTCCGCGCCAGGCTCTACGTCATGGCCGACAAG GTGCCCGTGTCTGAGGGGGCAGAGCTTCGTTCAATTATGGCTGAAATCGGTTCGATAGACTTATCGGCGCCCATTTACCATTGGGTGGTGCCCCGCATCAAGGAAAGACTCCACCGCATCATGGGGAATCAGATATATAAAGCAGTGATGGAGTGGGGTGAGGAATCCACAAAACTGAGTCTGCAGCAGACGATCCTTCTTAACTGTGGTTCCACCATCACCAGCTTGAGTAAGATGGTTATG GCACAGACCCACTTCTCCATAATGCATTCATATTCAAGTAAATCGGCTCTGCCCTTTGACCATCCGGTTCATGATCCTGCTCCCAGGTTTATCAAGACA CTTGCAGACATTGCTGAACGGCTCTATGTGAACATggacttcttgtgcttcactgttCA GCTCCCTGTTACCTTGCAGCAGATGGCGACCAACAATTCCAAGGGACTACTTCAGGCGTTCGAGGCTGCGAGCGACTTCAATCAGGTGATAAACCCGGCTGTCAGTAAGGACATGGACACGCTGAAGGAACTCCAGATGTACCACCGCATGCTGCAGGCGGAGGATTACAAAGCACTT GACTACGTGGTCGGACCACTGCAGGGGCATGTCTGGGCCGTGGCCAAAGCACTCTACAATCTCAACGATGAGCTGAAGCCGCTTCGCCTACATGCTTAA